One window from the genome of Eucalyptus grandis isolate ANBG69807.140 chromosome 7, ASM1654582v1, whole genome shotgun sequence encodes:
- the LOC104455616 gene encoding receptor-like protein 33, producing the protein MASYFYTNFVPTLLHALFVFEGLKCCHSYALTNVSCIGTEREALLKFKQDLIDPLRNLSSWTGEHCCEWEGVKCSHKTTNVLELDLIGRSLGGSIPSTIGQLSSLRYLDLSYNNLSGNIPESPIPSTIGQLSSLRHLDLSYNNLSGNIPGSIGRLSNLELMDFGNNRLDGVVNELHLVNLTNLTQLSLRIGIGLRNGAYGILRHITSQSILEDLPFSNSG; encoded by the exons ATGGCGTCCTACTTCTACACTAACTTCGTGCCGACGCTCTTGCATGCActctttgtctttgaaggctTGAAATGCTGTCATTCCTATGCCTTAACAAATGTAAGCTGCATTGGCACCGAGAGGGAAGCTCTTCTGAAGTTCAAGCAGGATCTCATCGATCCTTTGAGAAATTTGTCATCGTGGACCGGTGAGCATTGTTGTGAGTGGGAAGGAGTCAAATGCAGTCACAAGACTACTAATGTCTTGGAGCTTGATCTAATTGGTCGCAGTCTGGGAG GTTCTATTCCTTCTACCATCGGTCAATTATCTTCTCTGAGATATTTGGACCTCTCTTATAACAATTTGAGCGGGAACATTCCAGAAA GTCCTATTCCTTCTACCATCGGTCAATTATCATCTCTGAGACATTTGGACCTCTCTTATAACAATTTGAGTGGAAACATTCCTGGAAGTATTGGGCGACTATCCAATCTAGAGTTGATGGACTTTGGTAATAATCGattggatggagttgttaatGAACTTCACTTGGTAAACCTCACCAACTTAACCCAGTTGAGTTTACG GATTGGGATCGGGCTTCGCAATGGCGCTTATGGGATTCTGCGGCATATTACATCTCAATCGATCTTGGAGGATCTCCCATTTTCGAACAGTGGATAg